One Beggiatoa leptomitoformis DNA segment encodes these proteins:
- the speA gene encoding biosynthetic arginine decarboxylase, with the protein MSTPEWDINQSKALYSIEHWSGGYFDVNNKGEIQVTPIPSRPAISLYELAQNFTAHGLSLPVLVRFPNILHHRVYTIREAFARAIAENKYQGEYTAVYPIKVNQQHHVVKEIMNAGVNGGVGLEAGSKSELMAVLALAPLQGGTVICNGYKDREYIRLALIGQQIGLHPYLVIEKASELQMIIEESRSMGIVPRIGVRIRLASVGTGKWQNSGGEKSKFGLSAAKLLDVIQAIKDEGLIESLQLMHFHLGSQVGNIRELQKALQEAARCYAELLAIGVPIQVVDVGGGLGVDYDGTRSRHSCSINYSVQEYANNVVYELKKISELHNLPHPNIISESGRAMTAHHAVLIVNVNDIEPAPGLTAPPPVADDAPTILKDMAENLKTINQRSAIEVYHDAIYWLNEAHTLFTHGIINLAQRAHAEQLYYAICRQVREMLQAGSRTHREILDELNDKLADKYFCNFSLFQSVPDAWAIDQLFPIVPLHRLDECPDRRATLQDLTCDSDGQFDRYVDGAGVETSMPVHIPREDEPYLLGVFLVGAYQEILGDMHNLFGDTFSVNVYVTEDGGYELVNPMEGDTVQEMLRYVNFDTDFLRNTYRKRLQAAAITPEQRAAYQREIDSGLVGYTYLET; encoded by the coding sequence ATGTCAACACCAGAATGGGATATTAATCAATCTAAAGCACTCTATAGTATCGAACATTGGAGCGGTGGCTACTTTGATGTGAATAATAAGGGCGAGATACAAGTCACCCCTATCCCGTCTAGACCTGCTATTAGCTTGTATGAATTGGCACAAAACTTTACGGCACATGGCTTGTCATTGCCTGTTTTAGTCCGTTTTCCCAATATTTTACATCACCGTGTCTATACCATCCGTGAAGCTTTTGCACGGGCAATTGCTGAAAATAAGTATCAGGGAGAATATACCGCTGTTTACCCTATCAAGGTAAATCAACAACACCATGTTGTAAAAGAAATTATGAATGCTGGCGTGAATGGTGGTGTCGGATTGGAAGCGGGTAGTAAATCAGAGTTGATGGCAGTGCTTGCGCTTGCCCCCTTGCAAGGTGGAACGGTTATTTGTAACGGTTATAAAGACCGTGAATACATCCGTTTAGCATTAATTGGGCAACAAATCGGATTACATCCCTACTTAGTCATTGAAAAAGCTTCAGAATTACAGATGATTATTGAGGAATCTCGCAGTATGGGCATAGTGCCTCGTATTGGTGTGCGGATTCGCCTTGCCTCTGTCGGAACGGGTAAATGGCAAAATAGTGGTGGTGAAAAATCTAAATTTGGACTTTCTGCGGCAAAACTACTAGACGTTATACAAGCGATAAAAGATGAAGGCTTAATTGAATCTTTACAACTTATGCACTTTCATCTGGGTTCACAAGTTGGCAACATTCGTGAGTTACAAAAAGCCTTACAAGAAGCAGCACGTTGTTATGCGGAACTATTAGCCATTGGTGTGCCTATCCAAGTGGTTGATGTTGGCGGTGGTTTAGGGGTGGATTATGACGGCACACGCTCACGACATTCCTGCTCGATTAACTATTCTGTGCAAGAATATGCAAATAACGTCGTTTATGAACTGAAAAAAATCAGTGAATTACACAACTTACCACATCCCAATATTATCAGTGAATCGGGACGTGCGATGACGGCGCATCATGCCGTATTAATAGTTAATGTCAACGATATAGAACCCGCACCGGGTTTAACCGCCCCGCCCCCCGTCGCGGATGATGCACCAACGATTTTAAAAGACATGGCGGAAAATCTGAAAACCATCAATCAACGTTCAGCGATTGAAGTCTATCACGACGCAATTTACTGGTTAAATGAAGCACATACATTATTTACTCATGGGATTATTAATCTAGCACAACGCGCCCATGCAGAACAATTGTATTATGCTATTTGCCGTCAAGTGCGCGAAATGTTACAAGCAGGCTCACGCACTCACCGCGAAATTTTGGACGAACTAAATGATAAGCTAGCGGATAAATATTTTTGTAACTTTTCATTATTCCAATCAGTACCAGATGCGTGGGCAATTGACCAATTATTTCCGATTGTTCCCCTGCATCGCCTAGATGAATGTCCAGACCGTCGCGCGACGCTACAAGATTTAACTTGCGATTCAGATGGACAATTTGACCGTTATGTTGATGGCGCGGGTGTAGAAACCAGTATGCCTGTACATATTCCTAGAGAAGATGAACCCTATTTATTAGGCGTGTTTTTGGTTGGTGCATATCAAGAAATTTTGGGCGATATGCACAACTTATTTGGCGATACCTTCTCGGTTAACGTGTATGTTACAGAAGATGGTGGCTATGAATTGGTAAACCCAATGGAAGGTGACACAGTGCAAGAGATGTTGCGTTATGTTAATTTTGATACCGACTTTTTACGCAATACCTATCGTAAACGCTTACAAGCCGCTGCCATCACCCCTGAACAACGCGCCGCTTATCAACGCGAAATTGACTCAGGACTAGTCGGTTATACTTACCTAGAAACCTAA